A DNA window from Coffea arabica cultivar ET-39 chromosome 6c, Coffea Arabica ET-39 HiFi, whole genome shotgun sequence contains the following coding sequences:
- the LOC113694251 gene encoding transcription factor MYBC1-like: protein MREDDSNWFAKWEEELPSPEELTPLSQTLITPDLAIYFDIRNPNSPHHHHHHQQNPPPPPPPPAPSQGQNTPSSQPNSSAEFDSSELGGTGGGSGGAGAGSGGEEPARTLKRPRLVWTPQLHKRFVDAVAHLGIKNAVPKTIMQLMSVDGLTRENVASHLQKYRLYLKRMQSISSGGGNGGGVNGNASMAAAGSEPDLFASTPVPPHFLHPGRPNSDHFLPFVPMTMQHHHQMATVVGHHHPHPQLQQQFRDFGTSPPNGQFEHRFLPRQSQQQVQRMGTPVHGNTPVMPSYIEDLESATAASANGRKVLTLFPTGDD from the coding sequence atgagggagGATGACTCAAATTGGTTTGCTAAATGGGAGGAAGAACTCCCTTCTCCAGAAGAGCTGACGCCTTTGTCCCAAACCCTAATCACTCCTGATCTAGCTATATATTTCGATATTCGAAATCCCAACAGCCCgcatcaccaccaccaccatcagCAGAatccgccgccgccgccgcctcCTCCGGCGCCGTCCCAAGGTCAGAACACTCCCTCCTCCCAGCCCAACTCATCTGCGGAGTTTGACTCCTCTGAGCTGGGTGGGACTGGCGGAGGGAGTGGAGGAGCAGGGGCGGGTTCAGGAGGCGAGGAGCCAGCTAGGACCCTGAAGCGGCCCCGGCTCGTGTGGACGCCACAGCTTCACAAAAGATTTGTGGATGCTGTGGCCCACTTGGGGATCAAGAATGCTGTCCCCAAAACTATAATGCAGTTGATGAGTGTAGATGGGCTAACACGCGAAAATGTCGCCAGCCATCTGCAGAAGTATAGGCTGTATTTGAAAAGAATGCAGAGTATTTCGAGTGGCGGCGGCAATGGTGGTGGTGTGAATGGTAATGCTTCAATGGCTGCAGCTGGAAGCGAACCAGATTTGTTTGCGAGTACGCCTGTTCCACCACACTTTCTGCATCCAGGCAGGCCGAATTCGGACCATTTCTTGCCTTTTGTGCCTATGACAATGCAGCATCATCATCAGATGGCAACAGTGGTGGGGCACCACCATCCTCACCCACAGCTACAGCAGCAGTTTAGGGATTTCGGTACATCCCCGCCTAATGGGCAGTTTGAGCATCGATTTTTGCCCAGGCAATCACAGCAGCAGGTTCAGAGGATGGGGACACCAGTGCATGGTAATACTCCCGTAATGCCATCTTACATCGAGGATTTGGAATCAGCTACGGCTGCTAGTGCGAATGGGAGGAAAGTTCTCACCTTGTTTCCAACTGGGGATGATTGA
- the LOC113691919 gene encoding uncharacterized protein: MDSNSSSLSSPPPAAADVAAGAQNGVVLVQKEKDKEAAAAPASAYLSMVDPFLVEALQNPRHRLTILRMELDIQKFLQNGDLQQFEFQHFPTSYLRLAAHRVAQHYGLLTMVKDNLVDGQGTRILVRKQAESKFPAVCLSDVPAKLSENDKNEQIKIVIRSRPTKASSNDSGEFGLKRSPVRTVEERKEEYDRARARIFSSQSSSESDDILTQVSSDGKNLCLGVEDNENLKNSVADFEKSFISREYSASSRVAIFRDREKDRTDPDYDRSYERYVKNVPMNQSFTLSPYVQKFQHPYVQYDSAFPQLGQMPGTQAPLSYTNPVMSPFCAMGLNQTSRDAVYMQWPSQSMMYAQSYDQFRHAVFQAPFCQQPLSFDYSQNY; the protein is encoded by the exons ATGGATTCGAATTCTTCTTCTCTATCATCACCACCACCGGCGGCTGCTGATGTAGCAGCTGGGGCTCAGAACGGTGTCGTTCTTGTCCAGAAGGAGAAGGATAAGGAGGCGGCTGCAGCTCCTGCCTCTGCTTATTTGTCAATGGTGGACCCTTTTTTGGTTGAGGCCCTGCAAAATCCTCGTCATCGTCTAACTA TTCTGCGGATGGAGCTCGATATACAGAAGTTCTTGCAGAATGGTGATTTGCAGCAGTTTGAGTTCCAGCATTTCCCCACTTCCTACCTACGTCTTGCAGCACATAGAGTTGCTCAACACTATGGTCTGCTGACTATGGTGAAGGATAATCTTGTGGATGGTCAGGGAACAAGAATTTTGGTCAGGAAACAAGCAGAGAGCAAGTTTCCTGCTGTATGTCTGTCAGATGTCCCAGCTAAGCTGTCAGAGAATGATAAAAATGAACAGATTAAAATAGTCATCAGGTCAAGGCCTACCAAAGCATCTTCAAATGACAGTGGTGAATTTGGTTTAAAGCGCAGTCCTGTTAGAACTGTGGAGGAGAGAAAGGAGGAGTATGACAGGGCACGTGCTCGTATCTTCAGTAGTCAAAGTAGTTCTGAGTCAGATGACATCTTAACTCAAGTTTCTTCTGATGGGAAGAATTTATGTTTGGGTGTGGAGGATaatgaaaatttgaagaactcaGTTGCTGATTTTGAGAAGAGCTTTATTAGCAGGGAATACAGTGCATCTTCGAGGGTGGCAATTTTTAGGGACAGGGAGAAGGATCGTACTGATCCTGATTATGATCGAAGTTACGAGAG GTATGTTAAGAATGTTCCTATGAATCAAAGCTTTACCTTGTCGCCGTATGTCCAGAAGTTCCAACACCCATATGTGCAGTATGATTCTGCTTTCCCTCAGTTAGGTCAGATGCCTGGGACCCAAGCTCCTCTCAGCTACACGAATCCAGTTATGAGCCCTTTCTGCGCCATGGGATTGAATCAAACATCAAGGGATGCTGTATACATGCAGTGGCCTTCCCAGTCGATGATGTATGCTCAATCATATGATCAATTTAGGCATGCTGTTTTTCAG GCCCCCTTTTGTCAGCAGCCTCTGAGTTTTGACTACTCGCAGAACTATTAA